The Pseudanabaena sp. PCC 6802 genomic interval TGCCGTCTACATCTAATTCATCTTTAAAGGCACTGGCCCAGGTTCACAATACTTATATTCTGGCAGAACATCCCACGGGATTGTGGTTAGTCGAGCAACATGTCGCTCACGAGCGAGTTCTGTTCGAGCGACTAGAAGATCGGTGGCAGGTCGTTACTCTGGAACAGCCCGTTATTCTTAACGATCTCGTGCCCAAGCAGGTGGAGAGATTAGAGGCGTTAGGCATTGATATCGCGCCCTTTGGTGAAGGCGTATGGGCAGTGCGATCGCTACCCGCCATATTAGTTGCGTGTCCTGAATACCAGGATGCACTCTTAGAAATTAGCTGCCAGGAAGATCTGCAATTAGCCAGAGCCACAGTAGCCTGCCGCAGCGCTATGCGTAACGGTACTCCCTTAGATCTGACCGCCATGCAAAATCTATTAAACCAATGGCAACAAACCCGCAATTCCCACACATGTCCCCACGGTCGCCCTATTTGCCTAGCGCTAGACTCAGATCGCCTCGCCCGTTTCTTCCGCCGCAACTGGATTATTGGTAGGTGAACGGAAACCGCCGCTCGATTACAGAAAAAGTCGATCTGGAATTACCTGAAAGCCTTCAAAGAGGGGATCGACGATCGCCAATGATTTTGTATAGGTGCGTGGAGGACTATCTGGATAAAAAACAGTAATGCTCAGCAACCCCATTACAGCAAAGAAGAATTTGCTCGACGTGGCGATGAGATTTATGAGTCTCAGGTGCGTTACATTTCATTAACGCACCTTATCTTTTTCCTAATAAAATCATTTAATTCTGCACAGTTTCATCTAGTCTTTTTAGTTGCTATGATGAATGCGTAGAGATTAACACTTTGGCATGAAATATCCCCTACATACCCAATCTAAACCCGTCTCAGGTCTTGCTGCCAAGAAATTGCTAGAAGCGATTGACGCTGGTGGAGCAGTTGTCAACGATCGAATGATTGCCCTTGCCAAACGTATTGCCGCTCGTCGTCGAAAAGCACAGAAACATGGCTAGTTCTGGTAAGTTTGATGGCGTTGACTTCTCTCAAATCAATATTGAATTGCTAACCCCTGAACTCCGACAACTTGGTCAGGGGTTTCGCTGTGCTAGGGGAGAGTTTGTCACCTATTGGAAACAGGGAAGAATTCAACGGGAAGCTGAGGCACATCTTTGTCAATGCTGGATTGCTAAAGTTGAGGATGCTCTAGCTGGTTACATTACACTTCTAGCAGACAAGTTAGAAGTTGAAAATATTCTATTGATTCAAGAAGGCGTGAAATATCGTACTTTCCCAGCCGTTAAGATCGGGCTGCTTGCTGTCGATCGTCGTACAAGAGGTCTTGGGTTAAGGTTTATGGAATGGGCGATCGATTACGTGATTGCCGAAGTAGTCCCTGTAATCGGGGTAAGATTTATCACTGTAGATGCACTTTACGATTTTGATGTCGAGCCAGCTTATGATGCATCTGGCTTCTATGAAAAATTGGGGTTTGAGTTCGCCGATCCTACCGAGTGTCTACCGCCCGTCAATCCATATCGCACAATGTATCTCGATCTGAAGCCGCTGATGGAAGCACTTGCTACAGAAGAATTGAATGAAGATCGGCTATAGTCTCTGCAAAGAGCCGTCTAACTTCACCGTTAACCTGCATTATACATAATGATTTGCTAAAATCCTCACTGAAAAACTAATCTGGTGATTTGCCTCAAAAACAGGCTGTTTTTGAGAGTACAGATGCGATCGCGGTTTCAAAAGTTGGTGAACAATCCAGATTAGAGCCAAAGTATAGCGGTTTTCAGATGAAAACGAGAAGGGGGTTTGGGGGCGTTGCCCCCAAGAAGGGGAGGCAGGGCGGTCTTGGGGGTTACCCGCTAGAGCCACTGCCGTGTGGAACCCCTGCACCCCGTCAATAAAACCTGTTCTCAATTGAAAAACGCTATAACGTGCAGAAATTTCCAGCTATACCCAAGTTAAGACGGGGTTAAAATTTAAGTCAGGGTTAAAATTTAAAAACAGTACGATCCAACGTATGTTTCAAGAGGGTATGATGCGCCAATCAGATTTACAAACTTGGTTAGGGCGACATGTATAATTCCGCCTTAGATGAATAAAAAAGGGTCAAATTAAGAATAAATGCGTCTATCTCAAATGCTATGGGTAACTCTGCGCGAAGATCCGGCAGAGGCGGAAATTAAAAGCCATAAACTGCTGCTGCGAGCAGGCTATATTCGTCGCATTACCAGCGGGGTCTATGCCTACTTGCCCTTAATGTGGCGAGTCCTCCAAAAAATTTCAAGCATTGTCAGAGAGGAGATGAACGCCACTGGAGCGCAGGAATGCTTGCTGCCGCAACTGCAACCCTCGGAACTCTGGCAAGAGTCGGGGCGGTGGGATACCTACACTCAAGCTGAGGGGATTATGTTTGCGCTGAACGATCGCCTCGATCGCGAGTTAGGCTTAGGCCCCACCCATGAAGAAGTGATTACCGCGATCGCCCGCGATACGATCCGCTCTTATCGGCAGTTACCATTGCACCTGTATCAGATGCAAACCAAGTTCAGAGACGAAATTAGGCCGCGATTTGGCTTGATGCGAGGGCGCGAGTTCATCATGAAGGATGGCTACTCGTTTCATGCGAATACGGATAGCCTGAAGCAGACCTACAACGACATGCACCATGCGTATAGCAATATATTTAAGCGTTGTGGCGTAGAGTTTCGGGCGGTAGATGCTGACTCCGGCGCGATCGGCGGTTCCGGCTCCCAGGAATTTATGGTGCTGGCGGATGCCGGGGAAGATGAGGTGCTTTATACCGAGGATGGCAAATATGCCGCTAATGTCGAGAAAGCAGAGTCTCTGCCCCCCGACGCGGTGCCGTCCCCCTTTAAAACCTACGAAAAACGCCATACGCCCAACACGGAGACGATTGAGAAACTGTGTCAGGTATTGAAATGTCAAGCAACCCAGGCATTGAAGCAGGTTTTGTATCAAGCAACCTACGACAACGGCATAATTGTGTTGGTACTGGTTAGCATTCGTGCCGATCGGGAAGTCAATGAAGTCAAACTGCAAAACGAACTGGTCAAACTAGCAGCGGACTACAAAGCGAAGACGGTGTTGGCTTTGCAAGTCCCAGATTCAGAGCAGCAACGGCAATGGGCAGCCAAGCCACTGCCTGTGGGGTACATCGCGCCCGATCTCTCTGATGACTACATCGCTAAGTCCAAGCAAATCGCGCCTAAATTCCTGCGCTTAGTCGATCGCACTGCTGTCGATCTCAAGAATTTCGCTACGGGTGCGAACGAAACCGACTATCACGTCGTCGGTGCCAACTGGGGCAAGCAGTTCCCTCTGCCCGACAAAGTAGTTGATATTAGAAAAGCTCGCCCTGGCGATCGCGCCGTACATGACCCCAACCAACTCCTGCAAACCGCACGGGGAATTGAAGTGGGGCATATTTTCCAACTGGGCACCAAATATTCGGCTGTTATGGGTGCCACCTATACCAACGAGCAGGGTGAAGATATCCCGTTAGTGATGGGTTGCTATGGTTTGGGCGTATCGCGCCTTGCTCAAGCGGCGATCGAACAGTCCCACGATGCCGATGGGATGATTTGGCCGATCGCGATCGCGCCGTATCACGCCATTATTACCGTCCCCAACGTGAAAGACGAGGCGCAGATGGCAGTGGCAGAGCAGCTTTATCGTACGCTCAACCTGGCAGGTATTGAAACCTTGCTCGACGATCGCGACGAAAGGGCAGGCGTTAAATTCAAAGATGCCGATCTGGTTGGGATTCCCTTCCGCATTGTCACGGGACGCAGTATTGCCGAGGGCAAAGTGGAGTTGGTCAAGCGGGCAACTAAGGAAACCTCTAACCTCGCTGTGGATGATGTAGTGGATTACCTGCGCAATGCGATCGCGAAAAATTGACGATGGAAAAAATTGGTAAGCGCCCGCCCGCTTTAAAAATCTCTATTTTCTTGTACCTGCTCAGAGAATTCCCTAAACTTAAGCAAAAGAACAACTCAGGCTAACGCGATGGGTAGCACATATGCTGGTACAAAGGCTTAGAATAGGTGTAGAAAAGAAATTTTCGCTATGAGCATTGTTGTCCCTGACGAAATTTTAACCACAGCCCGCATGACAGAGGCAGAAATGCGTCAGGAAATCGCTGTCATGCTCTTTCAGAAAGAGAAGCTTACCCTTGCCCAAGCCAGTCGATTTGCCGGAATGCACCGCGTTGCCTTTCAACATTTGCTTGCCAGCCGTCAAATTCCAGTACATTACGATGTGGAAGATTTCGAGCAGGACCTTCAAAATCTACGGGAGATGGGTAGATTGTGATTGCTGTCAGCGATACATCACCCATCAACAATCTTGCTGCAATTAATCAGCTTCACCTCTTACATCAAATTTATGGAACAATTATCATTCCTGAAGCAGTTTATCGAGAACTAACCGACCCTAATTTTCCCGTTGCAGGCGCAACAGAAGTACAAACTCTTGACTGGATTCAAACATCTGTTGTTCGCAATCGCATTGTCGTCGCAACACTGGTCAACGAACTCGATATTGGCGAAGCTGAGGCGATCGCTTTAGCACTTGAGGTTCACGCCGATTGGGTCTTGATTGATGAGCGGCGCGGTCGGCTATTAGCAGCTAGTCTCAAGCTTCGTTATACAGGTATCTTGGGGATTTTAGTCGAAGCAAAAAGCCAAGGTTTGATTGCTAAAGTCAAGCCTTTATTAGATGCTTTGAGCAACGAGGCTGGATTTTGGGTTGCAGAACCTTTGTACAAGCATATTTTACAACTTGTTAATGAAGATAACTCCTAGGAAATAAAGTAAACTTTTTCTTATTCAAGATAACAAAATGGATATCAATTTACTAGCTTTACCCGGTCTTGTCACAATTCTGGCTTTGCTGCTCTACTACGGCCTCACGATCGGGGTTGGCATCGCTCGCTACAAATATAAAATCCCCGCGCCTGCCATTACTGGAGATGAAAATTTCGAGCGCATTTTCCGCGCCCACCAAAATACATTGGAGCAATTAGCTCTATTTCTGCCCAGCCTGTGGTTGTTTAGCATTTTTAACAATCCGGTCTGGGGTGCAGCCATTGGTGGGGTGTGGGTGTTAGGCCGCATTGCTTATGCTTGGGGCTATTACGTTGCTGCCGAAAAACGCGCGCTTGGCAACGGTGTGGCGACCCTGTCGATGCTGACCTTGTTAATTGGTAGCGCGATCGCGATCGCGGGCAAAATTCTAGTACTGATTAATTTGAAGGCGTAGTAGAATCTTGGGACTCCCATAGCGATCGATCCGATGGTAAATGCAGCGATCAGCGTATCCGTAGCTCAGACGAATTACCAAGCGAGTGCTGCCACCAGGACGCAGGCTCTGGTGCAGGTCTTAGTCGATTGCCAGGGTATTGAAGGTTTGTTAACCTACTCTATTCCTGCCGACATGAAGATTGCCGTGGGGGATATTCTGACCGTGCCCCTGGGAGCGCGCTACGTGGGCGCGATCGCTCTGCATCTAGTCAATGCATCGGAACAACCGGAATTTGATGGAGAGATCAAACCCGTTAGCTCTCTGGTCAGCACGGGGATTTTTCCGCCTTACTACTGGCAATTACTCGCTCGCACTGCCGAATATTACCGCACTCCCCTAATTCAAACCGTCAAAGCTGCTTTACCACCCAAGTTAATGGATCGCGGCAGCTATCGCATCCGCATTAACGCACAGATTGAAGCAATCGATGAAGCGAATCTCTCTCCAGCGGCGAGGGCGGTATGGCAGTTTCTAAGCGATCGCGCGAGTCAATCTCATCATAAATCCGATCGCAAAGGTGTAACGCAGAAATATCTATATCAACATCTGTCTCATTATACCCATCCTGGATTGAAGGAACTACATCAACTAGGCTATATCTCTACATATCTGGAGCCGCCGCAGCGCCCGCAGCCTAAGTACGAAGATTGCGTGATTCTCTTGCGATCGCCGGATGAATATCTCACTACACGGCAAAAGGAAGTTATTACTGTCCTGCAAAGGCTGGGGGGCGACGTGCTGCGATCGCAACTGATCGAACAAGCAAAAACCACCTATGCCTCTCTACAAAATCTAGCAAAGAAAGGTTATATCGCGATTGAAGCACGGGAGTGTTTGCGTCTGGGGGATAAAACCCATGTTGTCGCTAAAGATCGCCCCAAGCAACTCACGCCAGCTCAAGCAGAAGCCTTAGCTCGGATTCAAGCTCTCACATCGACCAGTACGCTTCTCCTGCATGGCGTTACGGGTTCGGGCAAAACGGAAGTTTATCTACAGGCGATCGCGCCAGTTTTGCAACAAGGAAAATCCGCTTTAGTCCTGGTACCGGAAATTGGCTTGACTCCGCAGTTGATGGATCGATTTCGGGCGCGCTTTGGCGATCGCTATGTAAATGCTTACCACAGCCAGCTTTCTGATGGCGAGCGGTTTGACACCTGGCGGCAGATGCTATCCGGCGAGCCGCAGATTGCGATCGGTACGCGATCGGCAGTATTTGCACCATTACACAATCTGGGTTTAATCGTCCTCGATGAGGAACACGATTCCAGCTTCAAGCAGGATCGCCCTCAGCCCTGCTACCACGCTCGTACGGTGGCACAATGGCGCTCTGAATTAGAAGATTGTCCCTTGATTCTTGGCTCGGCCACGCCTTCGACTGAGATGCTGTATTTGGTGAAGGCACAAGGCAGTCAAACTTCTATTGGCGATCTGGATTCGCAAAATCCCCAAGATTTACCCGAGATATCCGAGCGACAATCGATCCAATATCTCACTCTACCCGATCGCATCGGTAATAAGCCCATGCCACCGATCGCGGTAGTGGATATGCGCGAAGAGTTGAAATCCGGCAACTGGTCGATGTTCAGTCGGCAATTGCAAGCAGCGATCGCCAGAATGCAGGCACAGGGCAAGCAGGGCATTCTGTTTATCCATCGACGGGGGCACAGTACATTTGTTTCCTGCCGCAGTTGCGGGCACGTCATGATGTGTCCCCACTGCGATGTCTCGCTCTCCTATCACGTCTCGCCAACTAGAAAAGATGGCGATTTGCGCTGCCACTATTGCAACTACGTCCAAACCAAGCCGCGCAGTTGTCCTGCCTGCGGTTCGCCCTATTTCAAGCACTTTGGTAGCGGTACCCAAAAAGTAGAGCAGGAGCTGACC includes:
- a CDS encoding UPF0175 family protein, whose translation is MSIVVPDEILTTARMTEAEMRQEIAVMLFQKEKLTLAQASRFAGMHRVAFQHLLASRQIPVHYDVEDFEQDLQNLREMGRL
- a CDS encoding DUF3368 domain-containing protein; protein product: MIAVSDTSPINNLAAINQLHLLHQIYGTIIIPEAVYRELTDPNFPVAGATEVQTLDWIQTSVVRNRIVVATLVNELDIGEAEAIALALEVHADWVLIDERRGRLLAASLKLRYTGILGILVEAKSQGLIAKVKPLLDALSNEAGFWVAEPLYKHILQLVNEDNS
- the priA gene encoding primosomal protein N', whose amino-acid sequence is MVNAAISVSVAQTNYQASAATRTQALVQVLVDCQGIEGLLTYSIPADMKIAVGDILTVPLGARYVGAIALHLVNASEQPEFDGEIKPVSSLVSTGIFPPYYWQLLARTAEYYRTPLIQTVKAALPPKLMDRGSYRIRINAQIEAIDEANLSPAARAVWQFLSDRASQSHHKSDRKGVTQKYLYQHLSHYTHPGLKELHQLGYISTYLEPPQRPQPKYEDCVILLRSPDEYLTTRQKEVITVLQRLGGDVLRSQLIEQAKTTYASLQNLAKKGYIAIEARECLRLGDKTHVVAKDRPKQLTPAQAEALARIQALTSTSTLLLHGVTGSGKTEVYLQAIAPVLQQGKSALVLVPEIGLTPQLMDRFRARFGDRYVNAYHSQLSDGERFDTWRQMLSGEPQIAIGTRSAVFAPLHNLGLIVLDEEHDSSFKQDRPQPCYHARTVAQWRSELEDCPLILGSATPSTEMLYLVKAQGSQTSIGDLDSQNPQDLPEISERQSIQYLTLPDRIGNKPMPPIAVVDMREELKSGNWSMFSRQLQAAIARMQAQGKQGILFIHRRGHSTFVSCRSCGHVMMCPHCDVSLSYHVSPTRKDGDLRCHYCNYVQTKPRSCPACGSPYFKHFGSGTQKVEQELTQLFPSLRLIRFDSDTTRNKDGHRSLLSQFQAGEADLLIGTQMIAKGIDIPQVTLVGVISADGLLNFSDYRAGERAFQTLTQVAGRAGRGDDPGEVIIQTYTPEHPVIQAVQTYDFNNFMQSELGHRAALSYPPIGQMALIHLSSADAIAVETASDRLAEYLQAQSNDWEVLGPAPAAVTRVKNRYRWQILLKFNSSALPHLPNLETLRSALGSRSVRLAIDIDPLTIL
- the proS gene encoding proline--tRNA ligase; this encodes MRLSQMLWVTLREDPAEAEIKSHKLLLRAGYIRRITSGVYAYLPLMWRVLQKISSIVREEMNATGAQECLLPQLQPSELWQESGRWDTYTQAEGIMFALNDRLDRELGLGPTHEEVITAIARDTIRSYRQLPLHLYQMQTKFRDEIRPRFGLMRGREFIMKDGYSFHANTDSLKQTYNDMHHAYSNIFKRCGVEFRAVDADSGAIGGSGSQEFMVLADAGEDEVLYTEDGKYAANVEKAESLPPDAVPSPFKTYEKRHTPNTETIEKLCQVLKCQATQALKQVLYQATYDNGIIVLVLVSIRADREVNEVKLQNELVKLAADYKAKTVLALQVPDSEQQRQWAAKPLPVGYIAPDLSDDYIAKSKQIAPKFLRLVDRTAVDLKNFATGANETDYHVVGANWGKQFPLPDKVVDIRKARPGDRAVHDPNQLLQTARGIEVGHIFQLGTKYSAVMGATYTNEQGEDIPLVMGCYGLGVSRLAQAAIEQSHDADGMIWPIAIAPYHAIITVPNVKDEAQMAVAEQLYRTLNLAGIETLLDDRDERAGVKFKDADLVGIPFRIVTGRSIAEGKVELVKRATKETSNLAVDDVVDYLRNAIAKN
- a CDS encoding MAPEG family protein, whose amino-acid sequence is MDINLLALPGLVTILALLLYYGLTIGVGIARYKYKIPAPAITGDENFERIFRAHQNTLEQLALFLPSLWLFSIFNNPVWGAAIGGVWVLGRIAYAWGYYVAAEKRALGNGVATLSMLTLLIGSAIAIAGKILVLINLKA
- a CDS encoding N-acetyltransferase, with the protein product MASSGKFDGVDFSQINIELLTPELRQLGQGFRCARGEFVTYWKQGRIQREAEAHLCQCWIAKVEDALAGYITLLADKLEVENILLIQEGVKYRTFPAVKIGLLAVDRRTRGLGLRFMEWAIDYVIAEVVPVIGVRFITVDALYDFDVEPAYDASGFYEKLGFEFADPTECLPPVNPYRTMYLDLKPLMEALATEELNEDRL